In Candidatus Methanomethylophilus alvi Mx1201, a genomic segment contains:
- a CDS encoding dockerin type I repeat-containing protein — MEKKMTTMIAAVAVVAVVLVAGAFVILNNDDDGTKNAAIASQLQIRGNANDDYTIDGKDLDIVNDVIAGTKTLAEYPLADVNNDGVVNDDDVSLLKDLIDRKDGTTVYVVCLDRNGKSTTVQVTYPLRNVVPYGTNMQLPTLYANGGQYVVGYFVSSYTTAEASISSTARDLEGSQRSISDAAWSNFTALDASISGGLGAILVDYSGIAQISEKRMGDLNDAGIPMICYESADATTEITTVLTLGFLFGGECETMGVKYAQTAWNLIEEINDKLKDVKDEDKTSYICCTMYIYICGASSSFNTSATTAGGVAYASLNSDFNSTYTKNSTKMTSVEALSKFTDVDVIINNRSMDWGLTAEEIKDLVIDTWDHDNSGKLSTAYFAKFLDKLVYIDNLLPGAVKLAYMAHAMYGDTFSREWADGVLQDYIDMGTLPLKGQTLDTVLAYIDLSTYNAVTA; from the coding sequence ATGGAAAAGAAAATGACTACGATGATCGCAGCAGTCGCAGTGGTCGCCGTCGTTCTGGTCGCCGGAGCATTCGTCATCCTTAACAACGACGATGACGGGACCAAGAATGCAGCCATCGCATCACAGCTGCAGATCCGCGGTAACGCCAACGATGACTATACCATCGACGGCAAGGATCTGGATATTGTAAACGATGTTATCGCAGGTACCAAGACTTTGGCCGAGTACCCTCTTGCCGATGTCAACAACGACGGGGTCGTCAACGATGACGACGTCTCCCTCCTCAAAGACCTCATCGACAGGAAGGACGGGACCACCGTATACGTGGTCTGTCTCGACAGGAACGGCAAGTCCACCACCGTACAGGTCACATACCCTCTCAGGAACGTCGTGCCCTATGGAACCAACATGCAGCTTCCGACCCTCTATGCGAACGGCGGACAGTATGTGGTCGGATACTTCGTCAGCAGCTATACCACTGCCGAGGCCTCCATCTCCAGTACCGCGAGGGACCTCGAAGGGAGCCAGAGGAGCATAAGCGATGCCGCATGGTCCAACTTCACCGCACTGGATGCAAGCATAAGCGGAGGTCTGGGAGCGATCCTCGTGGATTACTCCGGTATCGCCCAGATATCGGAAAAGCGCATGGGCGACCTCAACGACGCCGGCATCCCGATGATCTGCTACGAATCCGCCGATGCGACCACAGAGATCACCACCGTCCTGACCCTCGGATTCCTCTTCGGAGGGGAATGCGAGACCATGGGCGTGAAGTATGCACAGACCGCCTGGAACCTCATCGAAGAGATCAACGACAAGCTCAAGGATGTGAAGGACGAGGACAAGACGTCCTACATCTGCTGCACCATGTACATCTACATCTGCGGTGCGAGCTCCTCGTTCAACACCAGTGCCACAACCGCCGGCGGTGTAGCCTACGCCTCCCTCAACTCCGATTTCAACTCCACATACACCAAGAACTCCACGAAGATGACCAGTGTCGAGGCCCTGTCCAAATTCACGGATGTCGATGTGATCATCAACAACCGTTCGATGGATTGGGGTCTGACCGCCGAAGAGATCAAGGACCTCGTCATCGACACCTGGGACCATGACAACAGCGGAAAACTCTCTACCGCGTATTTCGCCAAGTTCCTTGACAAGCTCGTCTATATCGACAACCTTCTTCCCGGAGCTGTGAAGCTTGCATACATGGCACATGCGATGTATGGGGACACCTTCTCCAGGGAATGGGCCGACGGAGTACTCCAGGATTACATCGATATGGGAACCCTGCCCCTCAAGGGACAGACCCTGGATACCGTCCTGGCCTACATCGACCTCAGTACCTACAACGCCGTCACGGCCTGA
- a CDS encoding periplasmic-binding protein: MNSKIIAIAAIAIVITAGCGAFLLMNDEEGGYRSTDNTGRLAIMGNANNDDYLDKEDLATIDAILDGTVNSDDYPLADANNDGKVDSEDRKMVERMIDREAMSIYYVNGNDEIKSVSYPLNRTVVVGTNAALTMQAVGAVKAGKVVGTTGEATKDYCLFSDFKDLPKVSTSLLAADYDAVTKIGNVDAIITMSSKSYLKNESTFTEAGIDVVRISSSDGMKAISVALTIGYLLNLEESANKYAKFCDKVISHVTEKKNTIDSGDVKTCLCATMANHVSGTISDFYGLTTMCGGNNVADWSTTTKQFNDGDEWLLNEKYHVDVFIHFHNYGYDTSADLSSMYNTYRENFDAIQTVKDGNYYMINGNMPAVVRLAYTASILYPEVFGADYGDIVHQEYIDSFIDNLSSEGYKVTDMKFVLTDSDFGITS, encoded by the coding sequence ATGAACTCTAAAATAATCGCCATAGCCGCGATAGCCATTGTCATCACGGCAGGATGTGGGGCATTCCTCCTTATGAATGATGAGGAAGGAGGATACAGATCCACAGACAACACCGGCCGTCTGGCCATCATGGGAAATGCCAACAACGACGACTATCTGGATAAAGAGGATCTTGCAACCATCGATGCGATACTCGACGGGACCGTGAATTCCGACGACTATCCCCTGGCGGATGCCAACAACGACGGAAAGGTCGACTCTGAAGACAGGAAGATGGTCGAGAGGATGATAGACCGCGAGGCCATGTCCATCTATTATGTGAACGGGAACGATGAGATCAAAAGCGTCAGCTACCCCTTGAACCGCACGGTCGTGGTCGGGACCAACGCCGCGCTGACCATGCAGGCGGTAGGTGCGGTGAAGGCCGGGAAAGTCGTAGGGACCACCGGAGAGGCCACCAAGGATTATTGCCTGTTCTCCGATTTCAAGGACCTTCCCAAGGTAAGTACCAGCCTCCTCGCGGCGGACTACGATGCCGTCACCAAGATAGGCAACGTGGATGCGATTATAACGATGTCCAGCAAATCCTACCTCAAGAACGAATCGACGTTCACCGAGGCAGGCATCGACGTCGTACGTATATCCTCCTCCGACGGAATGAAGGCCATCAGTGTGGCACTTACCATAGGCTACCTGCTGAATCTCGAAGAGAGTGCCAACAAATACGCCAAATTCTGCGACAAGGTCATCTCGCATGTCACCGAGAAGAAGAACACCATCGACAGCGGCGATGTGAAGACCTGCCTGTGCGCCACGATGGCCAATCATGTCAGCGGGACCATATCCGATTTCTACGGCCTCACCACGATGTGCGGAGGAAACAATGTCGCCGATTGGTCCACTACCACCAAACAGTTCAATGACGGTGACGAGTGGCTTTTGAACGAAAAATACCACGTCGACGTATTCATCCACTTCCATAACTACGGCTACGACACGTCGGCGGACCTCTCGTCCATGTACAACACGTACCGCGAGAACTTCGATGCGATCCAGACCGTGAAGGATGGGAACTACTACATGATCAACGGGAACATGCCTGCCGTCGTCAGGCTCGCATACACCGCGTCGATATTGTATCCGGAGGTCTTCGGAGCCGATTACGGGGACATAGTCCACCAGGAATACATAGACAGTTTCATAGACAACCTCAGTTCCGAAGGATACAAGGTGACCGATATGAAATTCGTCCTGACCGACTCCGATTTCGGAATAACCTCGTGA
- a CDS encoding FecCD family ABC transporter permease translates to MTEDAGKADLKEDYHRYVMRKALFTTAVLASIFIISGVALTLGGRDISFTQAYGIIWDHLTGNIPAKGTEAFYDDYAIWNVRLPRIIVGIVAGACLAVGGAAMQSAVKNPLADPYTTGISSGAVFGVSVAIVLGFGLGTSIGMYGLVLNAFIFGMVPAAVIILISRFTHSSPATLILAGVAMSYLFNAASTLLLIGTSSEKLQEAYLWQIGTLENVNWDYVPVMAIITIVGTIFMLLVSPKLNLLTTGDASAKSLGIDPETFRMVILAVLSVMTASVVGFVGIIGFIGLVSPHIVRTIIGADNKYLIPASALFGAAFLLIADLISRLIIYPGSIAVGVVMSFIGAPIFLALIIRSRKEMW, encoded by the coding sequence ATGACCGAAGATGCTGGGAAGGCCGATCTGAAAGAAGACTATCACAGATATGTCATGAGGAAGGCTCTGTTCACAACGGCCGTCCTAGCATCAATATTCATAATATCTGGGGTGGCTCTGACACTCGGCGGCAGGGACATAAGCTTCACTCAGGCGTACGGGATAATCTGGGACCACTTGACGGGGAACATCCCTGCCAAGGGTACCGAGGCGTTCTATGACGACTATGCGATATGGAACGTCAGACTCCCCCGCATAATCGTGGGTATCGTAGCAGGAGCATGTCTGGCAGTCGGTGGCGCCGCGATGCAATCCGCGGTCAAGAACCCCCTTGCAGACCCATACACGACAGGAATATCGTCCGGAGCCGTATTCGGGGTGTCCGTAGCGATCGTATTGGGATTCGGACTCGGCACCAGCATCGGGATGTACGGCCTGGTGCTCAACGCATTCATATTCGGAATGGTCCCCGCCGCGGTCATCATACTGATATCCAGATTCACGCATTCGTCGCCCGCCACACTCATATTGGCAGGGGTGGCGATGTCGTACCTGTTCAATGCAGCCAGCACTTTGCTTCTGATAGGGACGTCCTCCGAAAAACTTCAGGAGGCATACCTGTGGCAGATAGGTACGCTGGAGAATGTCAACTGGGACTATGTCCCGGTCATGGCCATCATAACTATCGTCGGCACCATATTCATGCTGCTGGTATCGCCTAAACTGAATCTTCTTACAACGGGGGATGCGAGTGCGAAAAGCCTCGGGATCGACCCGGAGACGTTCAGGATGGTCATCCTCGCAGTCCTTTCCGTAATGACGGCATCGGTAGTGGGATTTGTCGGCATAATCGGATTCATAGGTCTGGTATCCCCGCATATCGTAAGAACCATCATCGGAGCGGACAACAAATACCTGATCCCGGCCTCCGCCCTGTTCGGAGCGGCGTTCCTCCTGATAGCCGACCTCATTTCAAGACTCATAATCTACCCCGGCAGCATCGCCGTAGGGGTGGTAATGTCGTTCATAGGGGCCCCGATATTCCTGGCCCTCATCATCCGCTCTAGGAAGGAGATGTGGTAA
- a CDS encoding FecCD family ABC transporter permease codes for MDHSSDGSLTHFKNTYYRYLSKKVTFVIVCIVVSVIAIGLELSMGAYEIGFIDSYKALIDHILGNVPPEELGKGTDQIVWDIRFPRAIAGFAVGAGLGVCGAAMQSSMKNPLADPYTTGISAGASFGAALAIILGFSFLPGAFGDTAIVINAFVFSLIPAAMIVIISTFKKDVSPATMILIGIAVMYFFTAATTFMKLTASEESLSEIYVWNIGTLGKSTWDNIWFQVSAAIVGVVAIMLLSKKLNILAMCDKDAVSLGVNAKRIRLLSLIVVSLVTATLVSFTGTIGFIGLVAPHVARIFLGSDNKYLIPASAAFGAMLLLCSDCAAKCIGTGLPVGVITAVIGGPLFLYMLIKQAKKYSW; via the coding sequence ATGGACCATTCTTCGGACGGATCCCTGACACATTTCAAGAACACATATTACAGATATCTATCCAAGAAAGTGACCTTCGTCATCGTATGCATCGTCGTGTCGGTGATAGCGATAGGTTTGGAACTGTCGATGGGCGCATATGAAATAGGATTCATCGATTCGTACAAGGCCCTTATCGACCACATCCTGGGGAATGTCCCTCCGGAGGAACTCGGAAAAGGGACGGACCAGATCGTATGGGACATACGCTTCCCCAGGGCGATAGCCGGATTCGCGGTCGGTGCAGGATTGGGCGTGTGCGGAGCTGCGATGCAGAGTTCCATGAAGAATCCCCTCGCAGACCCTTATACCACAGGGATATCCGCAGGTGCATCGTTCGGAGCCGCATTGGCGATAATATTGGGATTCAGCTTCCTTCCCGGTGCGTTCGGAGATACGGCCATAGTGATCAACGCATTCGTATTCTCCCTGATACCCGCGGCCATGATCGTCATCATATCGACGTTCAAAAAGGACGTGTCCCCCGCTACCATGATCCTCATCGGGATCGCGGTCATGTACTTCTTCACCGCGGCGACCACGTTCATGAAACTCACCGCATCCGAGGAATCCCTGTCCGAGATATATGTGTGGAACATAGGAACTCTCGGAAAATCGACCTGGGACAACATCTGGTTCCAGGTGTCTGCGGCCATCGTGGGCGTCGTAGCCATAATGCTCCTGTCCAAGAAACTCAACATTCTGGCTATGTGCGATAAGGACGCTGTGAGCCTGGGCGTGAATGCCAAACGCATAAGGCTCCTGTCACTGATCGTCGTATCCCTGGTGACCGCCACCCTCGTATCGTTCACCGGGACGATAGGATTCATCGGACTCGTAGCACCCCATGTCGCCAGGATATTCCTGGGATCCGATAACAAATATCTGATACCCGCATCCGCGGCGTTCGGGGCCATGCTTCTCCTGTGTTCGGATTGTGCCGCGAAATGCATAGGGACCGGCCTACCTGTAGGAGTGATCACTGCAGTCATAGGAGGACCGTTGTTCCTGTATATGCTGATCAAACAGGCGAAAAAATACTCGTGGTGA
- a CDS encoding FecCD family ABC transporter permease has product MTAEESTKYLNSKRRSTVFIIVFVAVMAVLAIYSLSVNNFKMSFSEAWTVVWDRICGNIPDRATDYYGWIRDYMVMEQSVPRTVASILVGVVLAVSGAVMQTITRNPLTDPYTIGISSAAMLGYCVALVYGVCVIPFIGGDAATMVNAFVFALIPSAAIIFVSSFKKLSPTMMILVGIGMMYMFSSFSTFIKFNASDESLQQIYEWGIGTMSSVGWEDLLPLLAAALLVLTAFMLLSKNINVLTAGDKVSQSLGVDPVRLRIICFLLISVAIAVVVCNTGTIGFVGLVAPHIARLFTGNDNRLLIPASATIGGMMVLLGDTLVRLLPGGLPVGVITALIGSPLFLYFLYRQRKHENF; this is encoded by the coding sequence ATGACCGCGGAAGAATCCACGAAATATCTGAACAGCAAGAGACGCAGCACGGTGTTCATCATCGTGTTCGTCGCCGTGATGGCGGTCCTGGCGATCTATTCCCTTTCCGTGAACAATTTCAAAATGTCGTTCTCGGAGGCATGGACCGTAGTATGGGACCGTATATGCGGAAACATACCCGACAGGGCGACCGACTACTATGGTTGGATAAGGGACTACATGGTCATGGAGCAGAGCGTCCCCCGTACCGTGGCGTCGATACTGGTGGGGGTCGTATTGGCCGTGAGCGGTGCCGTCATGCAGACGATAACCCGCAACCCTCTTACGGACCCATATACCATCGGTATATCCTCCGCCGCCATGCTGGGGTACTGCGTAGCATTGGTCTACGGCGTCTGCGTCATACCGTTCATAGGGGGAGATGCCGCGACGATGGTCAATGCGTTCGTGTTCGCCCTGATCCCGTCGGCGGCCATAATATTCGTGTCGTCGTTCAAGAAGCTGAGTCCCACGATGATGATCCTCGTCGGTATCGGGATGATGTACATGTTCTCCTCGTTCAGTACATTCATCAAGTTCAATGCCAGCGATGAGAGTCTTCAGCAGATCTACGAATGGGGTATCGGGACCATGAGCAGTGTGGGGTGGGAGGATCTCCTGCCTCTTCTGGCGGCCGCATTGCTGGTCCTGACGGCGTTCATGCTGCTGTCCAAGAACATCAACGTCCTTACCGCAGGCGACAAGGTGTCCCAGAGTCTGGGTGTCGACCCCGTCCGTCTGCGCATAATATGCTTCCTGCTGATATCCGTGGCCATCGCGGTGGTGGTCTGCAATACCGGGACCATAGGTTTCGTGGGTCTCGTGGCCCCCCATATAGCGAGACTGTTCACCGGTAACGACAACAGACTTCTGATCCCGGCGTCGGCCACCATAGGGGGGATGATGGTCCTTCTGGGCGACACCTTGGTCAGGCTGCTTCCGGGAGGTCTTCCCGTCGGGGTCATAACCGCTCTGATAGGCAGTCCGCTGTTCCTGTACTTCCTGTACAGGCAGAGGAAGCACGAGAACTTCTGA
- a CDS encoding FecCD family ABC transporter permease, with translation MGDNDESTQMKKEYGHYTFRKVVFISVSIILVFILFWVSLCVGTRSLSIDQVYSLFWDHVNGIVYPTNSQEWFDDRIVWEYRVPRALFAIIAGVSLAVAGSVMQSVMKNPLADPYTTGVSSGALFGVAVAIVLGLAVGSGGIEGIGVVINAMIFAMVPVVVIVLMAPFFKKSPASLILAGVAVSYLFNSLTSLLLITTDAATLHMVYIWQIGSLADLTWDAIPLTFLITLAGLLIVLPLANKLNLMSLDDKTAKSMGLDVENLRILCLCILSLMATVVISYVGVIGFVGLVVPHIVRLILGSDNKYTLPATAAFGALFLLGCDIISRAIDVSAAIPVGVVTSFVGAPIFLYLIIRQKRTMW, from the coding sequence ATGGGCGACAATGATGAAAGTACACAGATGAAGAAGGAATACGGCCACTACACCTTCAGGAAGGTCGTCTTCATCTCCGTCTCGATAATACTGGTATTCATCCTGTTCTGGGTGTCTCTTTGCGTAGGTACCCGGAGCCTTTCCATAGACCAGGTCTACTCTTTGTTCTGGGACCATGTGAACGGGATCGTCTACCCCACCAATTCGCAGGAGTGGTTCGACGACAGGATCGTCTGGGAGTATCGCGTCCCCCGTGCCCTGTTCGCCATAATCGCAGGTGTATCCCTGGCCGTGGCGGGGTCCGTCATGCAGAGCGTCATGAAGAACCCGTTGGCCGACCCGTATACGACAGGTGTGTCGTCCGGTGCCCTTTTCGGGGTGGCGGTCGCCATAGTGCTCGGGTTGGCCGTCGGGAGCGGAGGGATCGAAGGGATAGGCGTCGTGATAAACGCCATGATCTTCGCCATGGTCCCGGTGGTGGTCATCGTCCTGATGGCCCCATTCTTCAAAAAATCGCCCGCGTCGCTCATATTGGCCGGGGTCGCCGTATCGTATCTGTTCAATTCGCTGACGTCGCTTCTGCTGATAACGACCGATGCGGCGACTTTGCACATGGTGTACATATGGCAGATCGGTTCCTTGGCAGACCTTACCTGGGATGCCATACCTCTGACCTTCCTGATAACCTTGGCCGGGCTTCTCATAGTCCTGCCGTTGGCCAACAAGCTCAACCTCATGTCGTTGGATGACAAGACCGCCAAATCAATGGGTCTCGATGTGGAGAACCTCCGTATCCTGTGTCTGTGCATACTGTCCCTCATGGCGACGGTGGTGATCAGCTACGTGGGAGTGATAGGATTCGTCGGTCTCGTCGTCCCCCATATCGTGAGGCTCATACTCGGTTCCGATAACAAATACACCCTCCCCGCCACCGCTGCGTTCGGGGCCCTGTTCCTTCTCGGGTGCGACATCATCTCGAGGGCGATAGATGTCTCGGCGGCCATACCCGTCGGAGTGGTGACCTCGTTCGTCGGAGCCCCGATCTTCCTGTATCTGATAATCAGACAGAAGAGGACCATGTGGTGA
- a CDS encoding ABC transporter substrate-binding protein: MEKKAIYVVAIVAVLVAASVGVYAVVGNKDDVDSPASMEGAELKVLGNANGDRVIDSKDIDVIEKAIDDGVALKDAPLADANNDGVIDDKDIEVVKKIINKESVTVWHINYHDVDGDSTMDMERVSTQYPVSAAIMTGSANSFIMCYMIGIIDEIKGASYGSSNDSTLFGSTYLNTSKTVKLGTSSTSITFEDGKAGSSNVIAEKGVTCVLSDWNRTYLTNESAFETAGVDVVRVAAASVDKEVYTHSILLLGFLFQKESRASDLVDLYDSTMKTIKDAVSTLPEDKKVKAVASSMNGYISSGNSDYQAVLDVAGAEFGLADYSGFGSTTSIKVVDHGSVFNTSLYDWDYIVHIRTALGYGTSAASAKTYWDTYTSAFNAWSHYGEEGSQIMISGAAPVPVRVAYAAYAMYGSVLGELSESWADGVHQTFITDFFNGDNTKLVASDLLICCNSAPA; the protein is encoded by the coding sequence ATGGAAAAGAAAGCAATCTATGTGGTGGCCATCGTCGCTGTATTGGTGGCCGCCTCCGTGGGAGTGTACGCCGTCGTAGGAAACAAGGACGACGTCGACAGCCCTGCATCCATGGAGGGTGCGGAGCTAAAGGTTCTGGGTAATGCGAACGGTGACCGTGTCATAGACAGCAAGGACATCGACGTCATAGAGAAAGCGATCGATGACGGCGTGGCTTTGAAGGATGCGCCTCTTGCCGATGCGAATAACGATGGTGTGATAGACGACAAGGACATAGAGGTCGTAAAGAAGATCATCAACAAGGAATCCGTGACCGTCTGGCACATAAACTATCATGACGTCGACGGGGATTCTACCATGGATATGGAGCGCGTATCCACCCAATATCCTGTCTCCGCCGCCATCATGACCGGGTCGGCCAACTCGTTCATTATGTGCTACATGATCGGCATCATCGACGAGATCAAGGGTGCGTCATACGGATCCAGCAACGACTCCACCCTCTTCGGGAGCACCTATCTGAACACTTCCAAGACCGTCAAGCTCGGTACATCGTCCACCTCCATTACTTTCGAGGACGGGAAGGCGGGATCCTCCAACGTCATCGCGGAGAAAGGGGTCACATGCGTCCTCAGCGACTGGAACAGGACGTACCTTACCAACGAATCGGCCTTCGAGACCGCCGGCGTGGATGTCGTCAGGGTGGCGGCCGCTTCTGTGGACAAGGAAGTATACACCCATTCCATACTCCTCCTCGGATTCCTCTTCCAGAAGGAGAGCAGGGCATCCGATCTTGTGGATCTGTACGATTCCACCATGAAGACCATCAAGGACGCCGTCTCCACCCTTCCCGAAGACAAGAAGGTGAAGGCGGTGGCATCCTCCATGAACGGATACATCTCCTCCGGAAACTCCGATTACCAGGCGGTCCTCGATGTCGCAGGTGCGGAGTTCGGACTCGCGGATTACAGCGGATTCGGTTCGACCACCAGTATCAAGGTGGTGGACCACGGAAGCGTATTCAACACCTCCCTCTACGACTGGGACTACATCGTCCATATCAGGACCGCCCTCGGATACGGAACCTCCGCCGCCAGCGCCAAGACGTATTGGGACACCTATACTTCGGCTTTCAACGCATGGTCCCACTACGGGGAGGAGGGAAGTCAGATCATGATCAGCGGTGCGGCGCCTGTGCCCGTAAGGGTCGCTTACGCCGCATATGCGATGTATGGTTCCGTCCTCGGGGAACTGAGCGAGAGCTGGGCCGACGGTGTGCACCAGACCTTCATCACCGATTTCTTCAACGGCGACAATACGAAACTGGTCGCATCGGACCTGCTGATCTGCTGCAACTCGGCTCCGGCCTGA
- a CDS encoding ABC transporter ATP-binding protein: protein MTFEVRDLEFRYREKPVLDGASLEIRSGEVFGILGPNGCGKTTLLKNLNRNLRPNSGSVVVDGSDVSEMAKKDIAKIVAAVPQANEIRFSFTVRDIVAMGRMPFQRQFEGDSSSDLQIVDQALKDVGLYDMRDLHINEMSGGERQRVIIARALAQTPRYLLMDEPTNHLDVNMQFEVLDLVHRLSREKGLTVVIVSHDLPMASRYCDRIAMIHDHRVMCCGTPEEVLTPENMKAVFNVDAELSVDSKTGKHTVLLHGVAH, encoded by the coding sequence GTGACGTTCGAGGTCCGTGATCTGGAGTTCAGATACAGGGAGAAGCCGGTTTTGGACGGGGCCTCCCTCGAGATAAGGTCCGGCGAGGTGTTCGGTATACTGGGTCCTAACGGGTGTGGGAAGACTACACTTCTGAAGAATCTCAATCGTAATCTGAGACCGAATTCGGGATCCGTCGTGGTGGATGGGAGCGACGTCTCGGAGATGGCCAAGAAGGACATAGCCAAGATCGTCGCGGCCGTACCCCAGGCGAACGAGATCAGGTTCTCATTCACCGTAAGGGACATAGTGGCCATGGGGAGGATGCCTTTCCAGAGGCAGTTCGAAGGGGACAGTTCATCCGATCTGCAGATAGTGGACCAGGCCCTGAAGGACGTCGGTCTCTACGATATGAGGGATCTCCACATAAACGAGATGAGCGGAGGGGAGAGGCAAAGGGTGATCATAGCAAGGGCACTGGCACAGACTCCCAGATACCTGCTCATGGATGAGCCCACGAACCATCTGGATGTGAACATGCAGTTCGAGGTCCTGGATCTCGTACACAGACTCTCGAGGGAGAAAGGCCTGACCGTCGTCATAGTCTCCCACGATCTTCCGATGGCATCCCGCTATTGCGACAGGATAGCCATGATCCACGACCATCGCGTCATGTGCTGCGGTACTCCGGAAGAGGTTCTGACGCCTGAGAATATGAAGGCGGTATTCAACGTGGACGCAGAGCTTTCCGTCGACAGTAAGACGGGAAAGCACACTGTTCTTCTCCACGGGGTCGCACACTGA
- a CDS encoding FecCD family ABC transporter permease: MFGTPGRKRRLLVCTVVVLVILVIAVIYDLTWATYRISFGDVVDVIMGNGTWANNILVKDNAQRVAIGALVGSGLAACGCVMQAVFRNPMASPYILGLSSGASLGAAIGLIFTIPFIPMAVATPLLAFITCLATMFLVYGVAHVGGSTHTETLLLTGIAISSMMSAVVSFLTFIAGDKMEDIVFWSMGSLSRADWGEIAVVAPMVFIGIAVMSCYSKSLNAIMIGDSHAMDLGIEVGKTRLILLIASTVVTAAAVSFVGAIGFVGLIIPHIFRIILGPDNRTLLPVSALGGAAFLILCDYLAHVVAPEYGVLPIGVLTALVGAPYFIYLLRRRKSEVGWS; the protein is encoded by the coding sequence ATGTTCGGAACACCAGGTAGGAAACGCAGGTTGCTGGTCTGCACAGTAGTGGTCTTGGTCATACTCGTGATAGCGGTGATCTACGACCTCACCTGGGCCACGTACCGCATATCCTTCGGCGACGTCGTGGACGTCATCATGGGGAACGGTACGTGGGCGAACAACATCCTCGTCAAAGACAATGCACAGAGGGTGGCCATCGGAGCATTGGTGGGTTCCGGTCTGGCGGCATGCGGTTGCGTCATGCAGGCGGTCTTCCGTAACCCTATGGCCTCCCCGTACATACTGGGTCTTTCATCTGGGGCATCCTTGGGAGCGGCCATCGGACTGATTTTCACCATCCCGTTCATCCCCATGGCCGTGGCCACGCCTTTGCTGGCGTTCATCACCTGTCTTGCCACTATGTTCCTCGTCTACGGTGTCGCCCATGTAGGGGGTTCCACCCATACGGAGACCCTCCTTCTGACCGGTATCGCCATCTCTTCCATGATGTCCGCCGTGGTCTCATTCCTGACCTTCATAGCCGGGGACAAGATGGAGGACATCGTTTTCTGGAGCATGGGGAGTCTAAGCCGTGCGGATTGGGGGGAGATAGCAGTGGTGGCCCCGATGGTGTTCATAGGGATCGCCGTGATGTCCTGCTATTCGAAGAGTCTTAACGCGATAATGATCGGGGATTCCCATGCGATGGATCTAGGTATAGAGGTGGGGAAGACTCGTCTCATACTGCTCATCGCATCGACCGTAGTCACCGCGGCCGCCGTATCGTTCGTAGGTGCCATCGGTTTCGTCGGTCTGATCATCCCGCACATATTCCGTATAATCCTGGGTCCCGATAACCGCACCCTGCTGCCCGTAAGTGCCTTGGGAGGAGCCGCATTCCTGATATTGTGCGATTATCTGGCACATGTCGTGGCACCGGAATACGGCGTCCTTCCCATAGGGGTGTTGACAGCACTCGTGGGGGCACCGTACTTCATCTATCTCCTCAGAAGGAGGAAAAGCGAGGTGGGTTGGTCGTGA